The Desulfovibrio aminophilus genome segment TCGCCGCCTACTCCGGCTCGTCCGGCGGGGTCCACGTGGACCTGGCCGCGCACACCGCCTCGGGCGGCGACGCCGACGGCGACGTGCTCGTCGGCATCGAGCACCTCTACGGCTCGGACCACGCCGACGTGCTCACCGGCGACGACCTGGGCAACACCCTCGCGGGCTACGGCGGCGACGACCACCTCATCGGCGGACAGGGCAACGACTCCCTCGTGGGCGGACTCGGGGCCGACATCCTGGACGGCGGCGACGGCAACGACGTCGCCTCCTACCGCTCGGCCGCGGAGGGCGTGTCCGTGGATCTCTGCCTGGGCCGGGGCCTGGGCGGCGAGGCCGACCACGACCAGCTCATCTCCGTGGAGATCCTCTACGGCTCGAACCACGGGGACACGCTCCTGGGCTCGGCGGCGGCCGACAGCCTCTACGGCTACGCCGGGAACGACTCCCTGGAAGGACGGGAGGGCAACGACTACCTGAGCGCGGACACCGGCGCGGACACCCTCTTCGGCGGCGACGGCCGCGACACGCTCTACGGCGGCGGCGACAACGACACCCTCCACGGCGGCGACGGCAACGACGTGCTCTACGGCCAGACCGGCGACGACCTGCTGCACGGCGACGACGGCAACGACACCCTCTACGGCAACGAGGGCGGCGACATCCTCCACGGCGGGGACGACAACGACACCCTCTACGGCGGGGCGGACAACGACAGCCTCTTCGGCGGCGACGGCAACGACTATCTGCGCGGCGAGGCCGGGGCCGACACCCTCACCGGCGGCGACGGCAACGACTACTTCTCCTACACCTCCCTGGCCGACCGCGGCGACACCATCACCGACTTCAGCCACGCCCACGACACCTTCGTCTTCGCCCGGGCGGCCTTCGGCGGGGCCTCCGGCGCCCTGGCGGCCGGGCAGTTCTACACCTCCTTCGCGGACATGGACGACACCAGCCCGAGCTTCATCTTCGACGGCTCGACCCTGTTCTACGATCCCACCGGCCAGACGAACGGCGGCGGCGACGCCGTGGCCGTGGCCCACGCGACCCTCGCGGACGGCCCCATCGAGCACAACGACATCTTCCTCTCCTGACCCCCCTTTCCCCGCTGGGGAGAACCGCTCCCCGCCCGCGCGGGCAAAAAAAATCTTGTCCTGGGAACAGGGACGGGATAGGCTGCAACATAGTAGATTGTGAACTCCAGGAGGGGGGAGTCCACCATGCCGACAGCCATCGGAACCGTCAGCGTCCTGCACGGACAGGCCCACGCCGAGGGTCCGTCCGGGGCCCGCGACCTGGCCCAGGGAGCGCCCGTCTACCAGGGCGACACCGTGCACACCGGGCCGGGTTCGGCCGTGGAAATCCATTTCTCCGACAAGACCGTGCTGGCCCAGGGCGCGGATTCCACCATCTCCCTGGACGAGTACGCCTACAACCCCGACACCGGCGGCGGCGCCCTGGCCTTCAAGATGGCCCAGGGCACCTTCCGCACCGTCACCGGCCAGATCGCGGACAAGAACCCCGAGGCCTTCCAGCTCAAGAGCCCCCTGGCCACCATCGGCATCCGGGGCACGGAGGTGGGCTCGGTCATCGGCCTGGGCCCGGACGGCGCGCCCGTGGAGCAACACGCCGTGCTCGTCTACGACAACCGGCCGGTGATCATCTTCTCCGGCACGGGCACGGGCTTCCAGCTCCTCACCGGCTCGGGCGAGATGGTCCCGGTGATGATGACCCCGGACGGGGTGGTCCAGGTGGGCGCGCCCGTGCCCGCTCCCCCGGGCCTGGTGAACTACCTGAACCAGTTCAGCCCCCAGGGCATGCAGCAGGGGCCTCCCCAGAACTTCACCCCGCCCCCGCCCCAGGGGCTGCCCGGCCAGGAAGGCCAGGACGGCCAGAACGGCGACCAGAACGGACAAGGCGAGGGCGACGGCGCGCCCGACCCGGCCGGGGAACTGGCCCAGCAGGACCAGGACATCCAGCAGGGCCAGGAAGGCGACCAGGGGCAGCAGCAGGGCGACCAGGGACAAGGCAACCAGACCGGGTCGTTCTTTCCGACGATTCCGCCCCCGCCTCCTCCGCCGGTTCCGCCCGCCCAGGTCGGTGGCAACACCGGAGGCGCGGGCGGCGGCGCGGGCGGCGGCACGGGCGGCGGCTCCTCGGGAGGAGAAGGCGGTCCCAGTCCCTTCACCATCGGCAACGACACCAACGACGATACGCCGTCGTCCAGCGCGCCGACCTCGGGCGGCACCCTGGACCTCTCGGGCCTCGGCGCGGGCGCGGAGGTGGACATCTCCAACGCCTCGGGCCAGTGGTACTGGAAGACCGGCGACGCCGCGCCCACGCCGGTCTCGGGGATCACCAACGTCATCGGCACGAGCTTCAACGACAGCATCATCGGCAGCTCCGAGGCCAACACCATCACCCCGGGCGCGGGCAACGACTCCGTCAGCGCCCTGTGCGGCAACGACACCATCGTCATGGGCTCGTACCTCGCCACCTCGGACACGATCTACGGCGGCGACGGGGTCGACACCCTGACCATGACCGGCAACACGGGCATGGACTCCGGAGTCCTCAACGCCGTGCACGAGGTGGAGCGGATCACGGTCGACGGCCAGGGCTCCTTCACCCTGGCCATGTTCGACGGCAACTTCACCAACCTGGGGTCCACCTTCCTGGACGTGGACGCCTCGGCCACCACCGGCGCGGCCGGAACCAACAACGGCGTTTTCCTGGACGGCAGCGGCCTGTCCATGGGCAACTACGTCAAGCTCACCGGCGGCGCGGGCAACGACACCCTCTACGGCGGCGGCGGGGACGACACCCTCTACGGCGGCGCGGGCGCGGACATCCTGCGGGGCGGCGGGGGCAACGACCTCTTCCTGGGCTCGGTGGGCGACGGCGAACAATACGACGGCGTCGTGGGCGACGACACCCTGGACTTCTCCGGCCTTTCCGTCTCGGGCCTGTCCGTGAACGTGGGCAGCGGCTCGGTCTCCTTCACCAGCGGCACGCCCCAGACCCAGACCTTCAGCAACATCGACACCCTGACCGGCTCCTCCGGGACCGACACCATGGACGCCACCACGGCCTCCGTGGGCATGGCCCTGAACGGCGGCGGCGGAAACGACATCTTCATCGCCGGAGCCCTGGCCGACATGACCTACGACGGCGGCGCGGGCGTGAACGTCCTGAACTACTCCGGCCTGGGCCAGGGCCTGCACCTCGTCTTCACGGGCAACAACGCGGGCACGGCGGACAAGACCACCTACACGGACAGCTTCTCCAACGTGCAGCAGTTCCTGGGCACAAACCAGAACGACACCATCGACGTGGGCTCCTCGCTGACCGTCGGCCCCACGGTGAACGGCGGCGCGGGCGACGACCAGGTGACGGCATACCGCGAGAACGCCACCACGGTCCTGGCCAACATGACCTACATGGACGCCCTCTGCATCGAGGGCGAGACCAACGGCGCGGCCAACGTGAGCCTGGGTCGATACTTCGGCGGGGCGGCCGGTTCGCGGGTGCTCGTGACCTTCAATTCCGACATGGTCAGCTCCATGACCCTGGCCGTGGCCGCGGGGGCCGTCTGGGCCCTTGAGGTCGAGGGCGCCATGGGCGACGACTCCATCGTCGGCGCCGACGGCAACGACTCCATCCTCGGGGGCGAGGGCGACGACACCCTCTCCGGCAACGCCGGGGCCGACACCCTCTACGGCGGCCTGGGAACGGACAAGCTCTACGGCGGCGACGGCGACGACTCCCTGCTCTACTCCCTGGGCAACGACACCCTGGACGGCGGCGCGGGCACGGATACGATGAGCTACGTGGACTTCGCCGGAACCGTGAACCTGGCCCTGACCTCGGCCACGGGCGGCGTGGCCGCGCTCGACCTCGGCGCGGTCTACACCCAGCAGGTCTCCAACACCGAGTACTTCATCGGCGGCAGCGGCGAGGACGCGGCGACGGGTTCGGCCTCGGTGCTGAACTCGATGATCGCCGCGGACAAGCTCCAGCACTTCGAGGTGATCACCATCACGGGCACGGGCGCGGCCGGCCTGACCATCCCCTCGACCTTCACCCCCGACAGCACGGTGAAGGTCGTCGCCGGGGGCGGGATCACCAGCCTGAACCTGGACGCCTCGGCCGCGGGCTTCAACGTCTGGGCCACGGGCTCGAGCGGCGCGGATACGCTCTGGACCGGCTCGGGCGCGGACAAGCTCATGGGCCTGCTGGGCAACGACTCCCTGAACGGCGGCGCGGGCGACGACACCCTGGAGGGCGGCCCCGGCGGCGACACGCTCCAGGGCGGCGCGGGCGCGGACAGCCTGGACGGCGGGACGAACAATCCCATCAACGCCGAGCTGGACATCGCGGTCTACTCCGACAGCTCCACGGCCCTGAACGTCACGGTGGACGGCACGACCTTCACGGTCGCGGCCTCGGGCGAGACCGACACGCTCACGGACATCGAGGGCCTGGTGGGCTCCAACTGGAACGACACCGTCAGCACGGACACCATGTACGGCGGGATGTTCTACTTCGAGGGCGGCGCGGGCGACGACCAGTTCAACGGCGTGCCCCACACTCCCAACACCATGGCGGGCTGGGATATCATGAGCTGGCGCAACCTGGACGCGGGCGGCGGCGTGGAAGTGCTCGTGAGCGACGGCTGCGCGTACATCTACCTCGGCGCGGCGGGCTCGGGCAGCCCCACCGGCGAACAGGACGGCTTCGACGGCAACGTGGACGAGTTCTGGGGCGGCGCGGGCGCGGACTGGTTCCGGGCCGCTTCCGGATGGGAATCCACCTTCGTGGGCAACGGAGGGAACGACACCTTCGACGGCTTCGCCATCGACGGAAACCATACCGCCGTGTCCTACCTCACCTCGCCCTGCGGCGTGAACGTGAGCCTGGACACGGACCCGGACCCGGGCGTCTACGCCGGAACGGCGACCGACGGATGGGGCGGCACGGACACCCTGAACGACATCCACGAGGTCATGGGCTC includes the following:
- a CDS encoding FecR domain-containing protein, translating into MPTAIGTVSVLHGQAHAEGPSGARDLAQGAPVYQGDTVHTGPGSAVEIHFSDKTVLAQGADSTISLDEYAYNPDTGGGALAFKMAQGTFRTVTGQIADKNPEAFQLKSPLATIGIRGTEVGSVIGLGPDGAPVEQHAVLVYDNRPVIIFSGTGTGFQLLTGSGEMVPVMMTPDGVVQVGAPVPAPPGLVNYLNQFSPQGMQQGPPQNFTPPPPQGLPGQEGQDGQNGDQNGQGEGDGAPDPAGELAQQDQDIQQGQEGDQGQQQGDQGQGNQTGSFFPTIPPPPPPPVPPAQVGGNTGGAGGGAGGGTGGGSSGGEGGPSPFTIGNDTNDDTPSSSAPTSGGTLDLSGLGAGAEVDISNASGQWYWKTGDAAPTPVSGITNVIGTSFNDSIIGSSEANTITPGAGNDSVSALCGNDTIVMGSYLATSDTIYGGDGVDTLTMTGNTGMDSGVLNAVHEVERITVDGQGSFTLAMFDGNFTNLGSTFLDVDASATTGAAGTNNGVFLDGSGLSMGNYVKLTGGAGNDTLYGGGGDDTLYGGAGADILRGGGGNDLFLGSVGDGEQYDGVVGDDTLDFSGLSVSGLSVNVGSGSVSFTSGTPQTQTFSNIDTLTGSSGTDTMDATTASVGMALNGGGGNDIFIAGALADMTYDGGAGVNVLNYSGLGQGLHLVFTGNNAGTADKTTYTDSFSNVQQFLGTNQNDTIDVGSSLTVGPTVNGGAGDDQVTAYRENATTVLANMTYMDALCIEGETNGAANVSLGRYFGGAAGSRVLVTFNSDMVSSMTLAVAAGAVWALEVEGAMGDDSIVGADGNDSILGGEGDDTLSGNAGADTLYGGLGTDKLYGGDGDDSLLYSLGNDTLDGGAGTDTMSYVDFAGTVNLALTSATGGVAALDLGAVYTQQVSNTEYFIGGSGEDAATGSASVLNSMIAADKLQHFEVITITGTGAAGLTIPSTFTPDSTVKVVAGGGITSLNLDASAAGFNVWATGSSGADTLWTGSGADKLMGLLGNDSLNGGAGDDTLEGGPGGDTLQGGAGADSLDGGTNNPINAELDIAVYSDSSTALNVTVDGTTFTVAASGETDTLTDIEGLVGSNWNDTVSTDTMYGGMFYFEGGAGDDQFNGVPHTPNTMAGWDIMSWRNLDAGGGVEVLVSDGCAYIYLGAAGSGSPTGEQDGFDGNVDEFWGGAGADWFRAASGWESTFVGNGGNDTFDGFAIDGNHTAVSYLTSPCGVNVSLDTDPDPGVYAGTATDGWGGTDTLNDIHEVMGSLHNDTLTGGDGNDWIQGLKGNDSLTGGAHDPMTGGDWVSYTEDPNGVTVNLAAGTATDGWGCTDTLFQFENIEGSDHNDSLTGDANDNVLMGNAGDDTLSGGGGSDTAMYQDAPGNGGQGVQVDLSAGLATVYGGAGDSHDTLVSIENAYGSRYDDTLSGDGQGNKLAGDLGSDMLLGRSGDDTLLGGDGDDTLLGGDGADTLLGGAGADHLDAGAADGASDLFVYQSTSELGDSGSNFTPGSDKVGFLSGDFSGDFGFNSGANTAAYTYTWADYSSATGAAAGKETHACIAISNDGQSLLYDADGPGAGGSDIGDNVTVISGLAGIQTTDVVMVDAANSIIPP
- a CDS encoding calcium-binding protein, whose product is ADILDGGAGSDTASYTASTEGIVVDLAASTISGGGEALGDVIIGIESVYATNQSDILIGSAENNTLFGYAGDDRIIGGDGNDYLCGGLGADTLDGGAGSDTVSYSSSTEGITVDLAAGAISGGGEALGDVISGFEHLYATNFADHVLGSDVANRIYGYSGDDHIEGLAGNDSLYGHAGDDTLIGGDGNDSLYGDVGTDSLLGGEGNDYLHGGAGGDHLDGGGGSDIAAYSGSSGGVHVDLAAHTASGGDADGDVLVGIEHLYGSDHADVLTGDDLGNTLAGYGGDDHLIGGQGNDSLVGGLGADILDGGDGNDVASYRSAAEGVSVDLCLGRGLGGEADHDQLISVEILYGSNHGDTLLGSAAADSLYGYAGNDSLEGREGNDYLSADTGADTLFGGDGRDTLYGGGDNDTLHGGDGNDVLYGQTGDDLLHGDDGNDTLYGNEGGDILHGGDDNDTLYGGADNDSLFGGDGNDYLRGEAGADTLTGGDGNDYFSYTSLADRGDTITDFSHAHDTFVFARAAFGGASGALAAGQFYTSFADMDDTSPSFIFDGSTLFYDPTGQTNGGGDAVAVAHATLADGPIEHNDIFLS